The Oncorhynchus tshawytscha isolate Ot180627B linkage group LG02, Otsh_v2.0, whole genome shotgun sequence genome contains the following window.
AGACGGAGGTGGTGGAGGggttaataattttaaaaaatagtttaaaaaaagttatattattaaatatatatatatatttataaaaagaGTGTACCACTTGGGTCACAGCAGCCAGGCTATGTAAATTGCTGATTGACAGGTCTGGTTTCTATGATATTTCATACCGGTACTTTAATAACATTCTCTTCTGCTGCTCTTGTGTCCCTATAGGTGGGGGTCATGATGCCTACTACAACAACGCCATCTTGCCCACCATATTTGGCATCATCTGTTTCCTGGGCATTATGGGTAACTGCATGGTCATCTACACCATCCTGAAGAAGACCAAGTGCCGCTCCAAGCAGACCGTTCCCGACATCTTCATCTTAAATCTGTCCATCGTCGACCTCCTCTTCCTCGTCGGTATGCCCTTCCTCATCCACCAGTTGATGGGCAACGGCTCGTGGTGCTTCGGCGCCTCTATGTGCACAGTCATCACCGCGCTGGACTCCAACAGCCAGATCGTGAGCACCTACATCCTCACAGTCATGACTCTGGACCGCTACCTGGCCACTGTCCACCCCATCCGCTTCAACTACGTTCGGACACCGTGCGTGGCAACCGTGGTTATCGTTCTAGTATGGACGCTGTCGTTGCTGACCATCATCCCGGTGTGGATGTACACGGGCCTCATGCCTCTGCCTGGTGGCCTGGTGGGCTGTGCCCTGCTACTTCCCGATCCGTCTACCAACATCTACTGGTTCACACTCTACCAATTTGTCCTGGCTTTCGCTCTGCCTCTCCTCATCATCTGTGTGGTCTTTTTCAAGA
Protein-coding sequences here:
- the LOC112222308 gene encoding melanin-concentrating hormone receptor 1-like; this translates as MVLLKGGGHDAYYNNAILPTIFGIICFLGIMGNCMVIYTILKKTKCRSKQTVPDIFILNLSIVDLLFLVGMPFLIHQLMGNGSWCFGASMCTVITALDSNSQIVSTYILTVMTLDRYLATVHPIRFNYVRTPCVATVVIVLVWTLSLLTIIPVWMYTGLMPLPGGLVGCALLLPDPSTNIYWFTLYQFVLAFALPLLIICVVFFKILKHMTTSVAPLPPRSLRVRTKKVTRTAVAICLAFFICWTPYYILQLVHIGIQNPNPAFSYAYNIAISMGYINSCINPFLYIVLSDTFKRQLIVAMRPVHRKFRVNPTSTTEGSVSLRLTTDRPQQDQSSRELLPANMADH